The genomic region TTTTCTTCTCTACCGACTACAACTGCACGATACAACTCCTAATAAAAATACCTTCATGCTTTATATATAAAGATTCAAATTTCTTCTCTACCGAATACAACTACATGATACAACTCCTAATAAAAACACCTTCATGCTTTGTGTATAAAGATTCAACAAATTTTGATCACTGGAGTCAATTGACCATCTTAACCTCTAGTCCTGTCGATGTTCTTGGAATAGCACTCATCCTCTTAACCTCTAGTTCTGTCCATGTTCTTGAAATAGCACTCATCAGTTATAATAAGCGTGTTATAAGTTATTTATATGTGAGGAGCCTTGGGGTTGAAACTATCTCCCGTATTTACTTCCTTAGTTCATTCTATGGCACCCAAGGTTTTTCCGAACTCGCATATACGGTATCAACATAAAAATTTGGTCATTGATGTTCTAATgctcaaaattaaggtatctgaATTATGAATAGATGATTCACATAACTAAAAAGTGACACGTGTTATGAACCATACTAGCCCACCATGGCCCAACCTAATAGCCCGTTCAAGGAGCCCAACAAGCGAAGCATGTCTGTTGGATGGCGAAGAAATCATCGCAGAATATAAAGCATCTTTGTCACGCTAATAAAGATTAGTGTCGCATCTTTGTCACGCTGTGTTGACACCGATCTCTGGAGCTCATACTTCATGTGTCCAGATGGGTGATCTGTCTGACTTCGAACGTGTGTTTTGTCAGATCTGTAGCTCGTGGCTTCCGGCGTGTTAATTTATCTAATTGTTGATGAATTTGTCGATCTCGCAAGAATGGAAGAATCCGAATAATTCAtctaaaaacacatttttggatTGCTTATTTAAAAGTAAGCAGGTAACAAGCTGTTTATTGAACCTGTTGTATAAAGTGAGAAAATGGTAACACAAAACAATGTTCACTTCATACCAAGTTGTTAAAGTTTAATATTATGGAGAACAATAATGAATGATCCTGACACATCATACATATCCCAACCTTTCGGAGGAAATAAATCGTCAAAATTGTGTTCTAAACAAAAATGATAATCACCTTCTACAAATCATTGAATTTCTATGTAGATACAACCTGGATAATCTTGTAAATGGGAGAGATCTTACAAACTTTTTCTGGCGATGCTGTCTTTTAACAGCTTCGTGTTTCAAATTGTTCAAATCAATGTCTTGTTCAACTTTCTGAAAAGTTTCGGGGATGTGAGTGGCGTTTCTTGTAAATAACGCGATGAAGAAGCCCTCCTTGTCCTCCACAGGATCAGTTCGGAGAAGATGTTGTGCTGTGATACGAAtacaaaaaccataaaaattagAAAGCAGGATGTTACATAATATCATAATGTTGAAACATGTCATTATATGGTATAGGAATTAGGAAAGTGTTGACCCGTTAACACTTTTTTGtccattttttaatatattatatgaTTAAAACAAAAGTGTAACAGGACTTACATCCTTCAACAACTGGGAGACCACGACGGGCCCACTGCGGAAACGGAGTTGAAAGTTGAAAACCGTAAGATGCAGCAACAGGTAGGACTGATTTGACGACATCTTCATTCTCAATTTGGTGAACGGAACATGTGCTGTACACTACTCTCTCAACTGACGGAActaattaataaaaaattatagatATTACACACAAGAAAATGAACTTTTTTACACAGATTATCAGTCAGTTTGCATCAAATTTTAACTTACAAGACAATGCATGAATTAGAGCCTTCTTCTGGAAAGCAGCAAGTTTAACGAGTCGGCTTTCATCGCCACCTTCCAACATAAAAAGATCAAAAGAGAGTAGATTTTAAATTGATActtgagaaaaaaaaaatctaattgcTAAAATGGTGTAACGCTAGAAATTTACCGGAAGTATGTGATGGGAGAAGATAATCCAATCTATCAGCAACGGTCCCGGAACCAGAACATGAAGGGTCTAACAGTATAGCACGAACCTGTCAAGTGGGCAACAAAAAGCGGATAAAAAACCGATAGATGATGCATATAAAACCAAAATAAGTGAGAGTAAACAAAAAGTCAATTGTTCATTTCATCCTTCTTGAAGGAAACTTCAAATGTACTTAATActgagtaaaatgtcatttttgtccctaaggtttggtcagttttgcgactttcgtccaaaggtttgttttctcgcatctggatctaaaaggtttgaaatcttgccattttcattcggctcgttaactccatccatttttcttcgttaagtaaagaggtatttccgtcttttttgttaacttaaaagggcaattcggtattttcactttatgtacaaacatttagcataatgtacaagtatttaaaaaccgaattgcccttttaagataacaaaaaagacgaaaatacccctgacttcacggagaaaaatggatgaagttaacgagccaaatgaaaatggcaagatttcaaaccttttggacccagatgcgaaaaaacaaacctttagacgaaagtcgcaaaactgaccaaacctcagagGGACGAAAATAGCAATTTACTCTAAGATAAATGAAAAATCGAAAGTAACTTCACATGTTTCTAAtaataaatttgaaaaatcaatACATACCTTAGAATACGACTGATCTTCAGGATTCAAGTTCAAGAAATTTTCATGCAAAACTTCCACGTCTATATCTCACGTCAAGGTCTATCAAACCACATACAGACAAATACTACATACACATGCAACTATAAGGATACTAGTAGCACCCGCAAGCTTAGCGGTGTGTTCCAACCGTTTAACTCGATCTTTATTGAGTTCACAAGCAACGATTTTTCCCTCTCCTTTCATAAGAGCGGCAACATGTACTGTTTTATTTCCAGGAGCAGCACATGCATCAATAACCTAAACACGAAATTATATTAATGATTTGAAGATTAAtgaaattagaaaaaaaaaattcatagGTTTGTTAAAAcgtatataatttaataaattacTAACCTCCCATCCTGGTTTAGGACCAAGGGCGACAGCTACCATAGAGCTTGCCTTACCCTAAACATAGTAAAATATATCCGTGATTTAATGCAATCATAAATCACAAGTAAATAAGAATTAAAAGAATCTTTATGTAAGTTTTGGGGAGAAAGTAGATGATATATATTGTTAataatagagtaaaatgccattttcgtccctgaggtttggccagttttgcgactttcgtccaaaggtttgtttttccgcacccggatccaaaaggtttgaaatcttgccattttcattcggctcgttaactccatccatttttcttcgttaagtcagaggtatttccgtcttttttgttaacttaaagggcattttggtctttttcactttatgtaaaaagaacGAATACCCCCCGAAAACAACCGAATtgctctttaagttaacaaaagaGATGGAAATACCCCTAAGTTAACagagaaaatggatggagttaacaagccggatgaaaatggaaaattttcaaaccttttggatccagatgcggaaaaacaaacctttggacgaaagtcgcaaaacctgccaaacctcatggacgaaaatggcattttactctattatTAACGATATAACCCATGATGAGAAACTGTGAAATCTTACTTGCATAAACACGCTCCCATCAGTGACCAAAGGATGACTGTGCAAATCGGTACTTGGTGGGAGTACTAATAAATCGGGAATCATGTCATCCTTCTGAAcctataaaaatatataataataaaaagaatTAAGCAGGCAAGATAACAAGAAAATAAGATAATGATGATTGGATATACATTGCTAAGTAATATTTATATGTTTGATAGGTTACCACATTCTCTTTTCCTAGTTCAAACatagcagtttcaacatccattTTCAGAGTATTAACACGGACATAGCGCGGTTTTTTAACATCTGTAGCGTGAATCATAAATCGCATGTCATGAACATTGAAGCACATAAAATTAGATAGAATTTTAGTAGGAACAAAAATACTTATAAGTTTTAACACTAACCATAAATCTGATATTGAGCCATTAAATCCTCTATACGTTTTGCTCCCTTTTTCACTAAAATCTTTGCAAGAGCAGACTGTAACGGACCTTTCCTGAGGATAAGGTACTTTTCTGGATCGCCAGTTAGAGATGCATCCTATGAAAAAGTGTCACAATAATCAGTTTAGAGAAAATAATTATTCGGCAACATATTCTACTCTAATCATCATAGAAAAGTAAACGCAATACGATAATCAACTGCAAAagctggaaaaaaaaaaaaaaaaaaaaaacattaacaaAGGGTCATATCACCTGTCCAAAAAGGATGTCATAGGTAATTATGTACATCAACTCCGCTTGCCTCTGTCAccaaaaaaataattaattagtTGATACCAACGTCAAAGAACAGATCTCTTGATATTGGGTGACGAAACCGGTCACTCaggttacaaaaaaaaaattcttagCTGTCCAATATCACCTTCAAACATCACAGTAACTAAAAttaagtaaaaaaacaaagaaaaaaagtTATACGCCGTCATTTTCTGCTTATATCAATGAGGGAGAGACTCATAAGAAAGAAAGTTAAACAATAAAGAAACAACAACGAACACGTTCAGACTAATAGTTATACGCTCACTATGGCATTAAGATAACATATGATTCAGTAACTTTACCTTCCATTTGCTGTTTAATACATTAGCAATCTCCATTACATCCTTGATGATCGGAAGATCTGTGAATATGAAAACAAGagagaaaataaatatataacgaAACCAGGAGGAAGGATCAAATACAAAACACTCTTAACCTAGAAAGTGTAGGAAACCGGGTCAAACGAactctgattgacctcattcCAGTGGCGTTGGAACCGTCTCGTCGAATCCTATTCAAATATATATAGGGTTTAGAGTTTAagttttagggtttagcattagtgttgagggtttagcttttaggtgTTAGGGTTtctagttaagttttttttttttttttttttttttttgaacggcaaatttcttttattccccgccttctgtgggacttgaacccaagacctcccccTCTCCCAAACTatttaaaggctttgcctttgccaatggaccaccaccccattggtttCTGGTTAAGTTTTGACGAGCTATTTCCAACATTGCTGGAATGAGctcaatcggagttcgtttgaccCAGCTTCCTACACTTCCTAGGTTAAGGACATTTTGTAACGGATCTTTACCCACTAAACCAGTCATCAAACATGtatattaatttttattgttGGAAAATATCTTGTAATATCAGGGTACACATGACTACCACATAGTTTCATTTGAGCTAAATAACTATCCAACCTTCTATACTCTGCATTTGCCTATAGTACAACCAAGTTTCAATCTTTAAACTTCAAAGGTTCATATTTCTAGATAAAAATCAGTAAAAATTCAATTTTCAATATAAACAAAATTACAAAATCACCATAATCCTAATTCCTAAAGCCAATTCTAGATAAAAATCagtaaaaaattaatttttaatataaacaaaattataaaatCACCATAATCCTAATTCCTAAACCCAAGCTACAATTTTGAGGGTAAAAATATAAACTTTCTATCAACTAGAAACTGTACTTCTAATTAAATCTAATCTGTAGTCATTATAAAgaagaaaatatataaaaacgAAATATAACTGAACTGACATTTTAGGGTTTGACAGACTAGAGCAAATGTGGCTTTCTTGTTCCTGATGGTGGGACTGTAAACTAGGGTTTTAATTGAACCAACTGCTCTACGGTTAGCGTCTCCTTGCAATACACTCTTCAACACCTTAGCCGCCTCTCGGCGCGCGAAGTATGCGGACCGTTCGACGTTACTCTCGCGCCGGCTCTTCGCCGCCGGCTTCGTAGGCTGCGCCGGCTTCTTATGCACCATGGTTTACTGTTCTACCGTTGCAGTTTGTGAAACTGCATACTTGAAGTTGAAAACAGAACTGATGAAGGTGGATTTGTTGTCCGGGTCGGGTAGGTCACGTAGCCGGCTCgggtaaaaaaaacaaaaaataaaaaaactacgAGTCGGCTCGAACGTTTTGCAAACTGAGTTCGGGCTTGACTTTTCAGCTCGATAAAATAAACGAGTCGCTCGATAAAATAAACGAGTCGGGCCAAGCAAAGTTGGCTCGTTTAAGTTCGTGTCGAGCTCAACCTGGATCCGGTTGACTTGACTCGATTACAGCCTTAGTTTCGCCCTGTATATACAAAGAATAAATAAAATAACCATAATTGTGGCCATGTGGCCTATTCAAATGCAAGAGGTTCAGGGGGGATCGAGGGCATGGGCGGACCCACATGATGCGGGTCGCGGTCCACGTATCccaatgttttttaaaaaaatagtagaATCGGTATGTTAAAATTTTCAAGGATCTCGTAAAATAAATTAGTTGGACCCCATAGTATTAAAAGTAAAGATAGTATGGTGGTAAATCTCCTTGTTTTCCAATAAGTAGGTCTAAGTTCAAGTCTTACATCTCTggtttttagttaattttttcCATAAAAATTAAACtagtgttttaaaacaccacaacCATCCATTGATCCTCTAATTTGCTTTTTTAAAATGATAAATATAATGTCTTCGAATGATTTTATTTCACATTTGATTATCAAATAAGACTTTCAACATATAGTGATGTTAAAAAAAAGCTTAAACAAAATTTTGAAGTTATGTGTAGTAGTTGTGTTGTTTAGGTAGCTATTGGTTTCAAGCAACTTATTAATCACCACAATTTGATAACTGATTCTTAAAAATGGTTCTTAATAATGTAGTGGTTTCATGTCCACTAAATGCTTCTACATTTTTTCCTAGCCCGAGCCGACCCGACCCGACTACGATGACTGACTCGAAAATTTTAATGTTTGGTTATGAAAAATTCTAACACAAAAAATGTACCCCAATAAAAAAAATCCTGGGTCAGCCACTGATCAAGGGTGTTTTTGGGGCTTCCCATGAACCCTATTGATTTGGAAAATATTAGTGGAAACCTATAcaatttagaaaaaaatagtgagaatagTGAATATCCATAAAAAAAAgaccttgaaaaaaaaattcttgAATCCGTCATTAAAGAGGTTGTGTTTTGTAGTGGACCAACATCGCATACTAGCCCAAAGACACTGTCCAAAAAAATGGATTATGTATATATCGTTAATGTTAATTAATATAATGCATAGCAACCCCTCCCCCTCTCCCACACACACACCACACACCACACACTCTCCCTCTCCCTTcccctctctctctatctctctaaaTAACCAATGTTAAATGGCTGGTTCTAAAACAACCACAACTATAAACATTAACCTTGAACCATACCGTGTACATTTTTAAAGGCGAACCAATGGACTAATTTCGTTTTGAACGTTTCAACCAATTtcaactaggggtgttcaaaaaaattcGGATCCGAAATGAAatctgaaatatccgaaaatccatatccgaaatttcggatatccaaagattcggatatccgaaaagcggataatccgaattttcggattcggatatgaatttcaaaattttcggataatccgattatccgatatccgaaaactaattattttttcataaatatatatatatatgtatatatagtatatgagcattatatttagtttgaagtattgtaaaaattagtaaaaaagtagtaaataattgtattcgtgtgaatttatgattgtttttagttttaaatgttgAAAATTTAGAAAATCGAATTtaagtttagttttaatctatacATGAAacatattttttgatttttttttataaattcggatatccgtttggatatccgaatccgtatccgaaattttagatatccgaaaatcggatatccgataTTTCAGATACGAATTCGGAtatcaatattcactatccgaaattttcagatatccggttttcggatatccgaaaaccggataatccgatcttgaacacccctaatttCAACTATTTATGAACGTGACTATCATTGAGGGTTGGGATGGGAGGAGGTAAATTCATATGGTAGCTATGGTATATACCATATAGCACTTTAGGAATCCATTGGGAATAGCACAGTGGTGTTGGTGAGTTTAGACAGAGCTTAGGATAGGAGAGGTCAGGGGTTCAATCCCCATAGTGTGCAAtgttagccattcaaaaaaataaTATAGCACTTTAGGAACACCAAACTTTCAATAAATGATTTAAACACATTAAACTTTGGGGGGGGggtagtgcacggtcctcccaaccgccggagtgatctcactccgggagccgctacccgaccaagctagctccgtgGTGACTTCCCCATGtcgagttcttaccctgggcgacatatgccactcccaagactcgaacccggtacctctgagaagaggtgggtgtcggtggccaactgggctaccccagttggtttaAACACATTAAACTTTCAATAAATGATTAAACACATTAACCTTGAACCAAATTTTCTCTCATATTATTATTGGTTTCTAAACAATTTATGTAATCAATAATATAAAAGCCCTCATAATATTCTATCATATTATTGGTTTCAAAATGCACTCCATAATGAACACCAATGGGAGAGAATTTCATAATACAAAACTTCTTTGACAAGACAATTAACAAATCTGAACCATTTAAGTTGTTGATTAAGggtttatttttttcaaaattatactGTTAATAGAAAAAACCATCAAacaatttttttcataaattttcttatattttgttttatttaccTATACGTGTGTAGGTTATACATAAGAGAACAATAAAAATGTGGAAATTGATGGTGTGTTTTCGGTTCAGTTGGTTTTTATCTGGGTCACTCCTTTTTCAGATCAATTTTGCGACTTTTTTGCCTCTCTCCGGAATTAAAGGGTAGACAAACGCCGTGGACGACGGACGGTGGTAGATGAATATTGAATAACCCGTTTGTTACCTGCCTTGACCCATTCCGGCCCGTTGGTAAACTTGCCTCAACCATTCTAACCCGCTCTTCAAGATCATGACATTGTTAGGTGTCCACTTTGACAGGTCCTTTACATTTGACACACCCAAAGGAAcccaaaagcaaaaaaaaaaaaaaaaaaaaaaaaaaaacccaaacctACCCGGAATGGGAGTTCGGGTTGTGATTGCCATTCGTATCTTTCATGCACGAGATACAAGTGTTTATAAGGTTTTCACGGTTTCTTACTTATTGGTTTCATTCTTGCATGTAAAACCAACTTTCATAAATATACGCATAAGTGCATATTCTTAAggaataaattaataaataataatgttAAATGACTAGATCCAAGTACCAAAGTGTCGACCATAACCTAAAACAACCGCACCGTTAAACATTAACCTTGAACCATACCGTGTATATTTCAAAAGGCGAACCAACCGACTAATTTCGTATTGAACGTTTCAACATTGAGGGCTAGGAGGAGGTGAATAATTTACATGGTAGCTATGGTAAGGAACACCAAACTTGTGTATATAATGATATATGGTCATAACGCGAAGAAACCAAAACCAATAACAATAATGATAAAATGTTCACCTATATCACCTAAAACAAGACTGGCATAACCTTCAGGAGCGGAACTAGGTGAAGCTCAGGGTGGACGGGCCGCGGGCGCacctcttgaaaaaaaaaaatttgtattttttaggcaaaaaacTCAACCACACCCTCTGAAAATATGCTTGAACCATTCATCTGCACCCCCAACAAATAATCCCTGGGTGTGCCAATGATAACTTTTGAAATGTTTTTACTAAGTTAACACCACAAACATGTGTTGTGTTAGTGGCAGTAACCAACTCAATCCTCTAAGTTAACAGGTACATTATTTCTTGGTACCTATAGCTTAGAGACAGGGCCAGCTCAAGGGGGAGTGAAATAAAGCAAGAGTTTTAGGCCTTCATTTTTCTAGGGCCTCAagttctaagaaaatatattatattttggtaattttggcTTTGAAATTGTTAACATTGAGGTTTATGATCTATAATTATGCGTATACAAAGATGATATATGAATAATAGATTTATAGCAATTTTTTTCGTTTACAAAAAGGGCCCCAATTTTACTATCCGCTTTAGGcctataaaaaattaaaaatttttgaGCCGGCCCTGCTGCTGAGAGATCTACCCCTAGAGTTGTTCAAAAGTATCATTGTGGACCAGCTGAAAAGCCCTTTTGATACGGCTCTAAACTACTATGCCCCGCATAGGAAAACTAATAAAATATGATAAATTTGTATAAACTGTTATTATGGCGATTGAATGAGTGATATGACTATGTGTATAGGCAGTCAGGGAAACGATACGGGCAAACAAGAGAAAATAGCAAACCTGTAAAGACTAAAGATTGTTATGTTGGTGATTGCACGTGTAATTGCTTGTTTTATACAAGTGCATGCAGTAGAACAGAATTATTTGAACAATATTGTATGTTCTATCTCAATACTCAATGTCAGGATTAAGATtatgatcaaatacaaaggatcctaagtgtaagaaggatttatagagtgataagtgtccaataacctaaaaaaaccccactacaaaaaaaaaaaaaaaaaccccttaaacatccaccaccaccaaaaacctaaccccccccacatcacccacccccaaaaaataaataaataaataaataaataaaataaaaaaatattttttttgtttgccgagggggtggggtttaggtttttgggtggagGTGGGTGTTTAttcttttttagatttttttaggttttttttaggtttttttttggagtggggggggggggggttaggttttttttttaggtttttgaggggtgggggggttaggttttttggggttttttttggtgaggtatagtttttttttttttttttttttttggcctggggggggggggggggagggaggggttaggtttttgggtggtggtggggtggggtgggggtgggtgtttaggtttttggtggtgatgtagtgggtttagttttagcttattggacacttgtcattctataaatccttcttacacttcttacaattagaaccCTTTATAGAATAACTTGACCCCTCAATCTCAAACAGGAATTGATGAAAGTGGATTTCGGGTAGGTCACGTAGCCAGCTcgggtaaaaaaaaaaaaaataaaaaaaactacgAGTTGGCTCGAACGTTTTACAAACTGAGTTCGAGCTCAACTTTTCAGCTCGATAAAATATACGAGTCGGTCAAAGCAAAGTTGGCACGTTTAAGTTCGCGTCGAGCTCAACCTGGCTCCGCTTGACTTGACTCGATTACAGCCTTAGTTTCCTCCATGTATATACAAAGAAGAATAAATAAAATAACCATAGTTGTGGCCATGTGGCCTATTCAAATGCAAGAGGTTCAGGGGGGATCGAGGGTGTTTTGGGGGCTTCCCGTGAACCCTGTTGCTttggaaaaaatgaaaaaaattagtAGAAAGATGTAcaatttagaaaaaaatagtgagaatagTGAATATCCACTAAAAATAACCCTTGAAAAATAATTCTTGAATCCATCATTGAAGAGGTCGTGTTTTGTAGTGGACCAACATCGCATACTAGCCCAAAGACACTGGACACTGTTCAAAAAATGGATTTTGTATATATtgttaatgttaatgttaatgttaattaattgttaatgttaatgttaatgttaatgttaatgttaatgttaatgttaatgttaatgttaatgttaatTAATGTTAATTGTTAATGTTAATGATAATGTTAtgttaagagttaattacacaaatgggtcctgtggtttatagctagtttcgtctttaggtactaactttttttttgtaaCAGGTTTATGTTCTattgtttcaattttgtaacacctttgggtattaACACcaaaaaatgactaaaatacccctgcattttttttaagtttatcaatgtaacacattttagtattaacacctaattttatttaagtttaaatcaattttacaaaatctatttattttttttattttcatctttttattatatctcttaattaacataaaatctatttattttttttattttcatatttttattaaatttcttatttaacataaaatctactagttacaccagtatttttttaaatagatttttttaaataaaatctactagctatatagttttatgtaaattaaatttcttactcgttttaaTGCAATGGCGTACCAAGGTTACGTGCGATGATGTCGAATTAGTATTTGGTATGAAATAAGATTTCAATGATATCGAATTCGATTTCATATATCGAATTCTATTTCAATTATTATGcaaatttacatttttgatttttttaattcaaCGATTTTTAGTCTATGGTATCAATTTTTAGTATATGCAATGGTTTTTATTATATGGTATCTCTTTTTTCAATGCATCGAATTAGTATATGGTATCGAACCAGGTTACGTTTGATTTTTGGATCAATTATGGTTGGGTATGTTGCTACAtcaaattatatattattattattattattggatCAATTAGGGCGAATCCATTGATTCTGAATAACTTTATCATATTACTACCACTTTATTCGTAAATAAAGTCAAAGAGACCTTATAATTATTTTTTGGCATCTTGCCTTGATAGTAATTTATcggtatttttttttaatttatctgAATGACGGAATTTTGTATATGCAGTGCGGTGTATGATGGATTTTAAATTTTTATGTTAAAAGTAGTTGtgaaataatatatatataattcgaTGTAGCGACATACCCAACCATAATTGTGAAATAATTCGATATCATTGAAATCTTATTCCATACCAAATACTAATTCGACATCATCGCACAAAACCTTGGTACGTCATTGCATTAAAACgggtaagaaatttaatttacataaaactatatagctagtagattttatttaaaaaatctatttaaaaaaatactggtgtaactagtagattttatgttaaataagaaatttaataaaaatatgaaaataaaaaaaataaa from Helianthus annuus cultivar XRQ/B chromosome 10, HanXRQr2.0-SUNRISE, whole genome shotgun sequence harbors:
- the LOC110886247 gene encoding 28S rRNA (cytosine-C(5))-methyltransferase isoform X2, whose product is MVHKKPAQPTKPAAKSRRESNVERSAYFARREAAKVLKSVLQGDANRRAVGSIKTLVYSPTIRNKKATFALVCQTLKYLPIIKDVMEIANVLNSKWKRQAELMYIITYDILFGQDASLTGDPEKYLILRKGPLQSALAKILVKKGAKRIEDLMAQYQIYDVKKPRYVRVNTLKMDVETAMFELGKENVVQKDDMIPDLLVLPPSTDLHSHPLVTDGSVFMQGKASSMVAVALGPKPGWEVIDACAAPGNKTVHVAALMKGEGKIVACELNKDRVKRLEHTAKLAGATNVEVLHENFLNLNPEDQSYSKVRAILLDPSCSGSGTVADRLDYLLPSHTSGGDESRLVKLAAFQKKALIHALSFPSVERVVYSTCSVHQIENEDVVKSVLPVAASYGFQLSTPFPQWARRGLPVVEGSQHLLRTDPVEDKEGFFIALFTRNATHIPETFQKVEQDIDLNNLKHEAVKRQHRQKKFVRSLPFTRLSRLYLHRNSMICRR
- the LOC110886247 gene encoding 28S rRNA (cytosine-C(5))-methyltransferase isoform X1, whose protein sequence is MVHKKPAQPTKPAAKSRRESNVERSAYFARREAAKVLKSVLQGDANRRAVGSIKTLVYSPTIRNKKATFALVCQTLKYLPIIKDVMEIANVLNSKWKRQAELMYIITYDILFGQDASLTGDPEKYLILRKGPLQSALAKILVKKGAKRIEDLMAQYQIYDVKKPRYVRVNTLKMDVETAMFELGKENVVQKDDMIPDLLVLPPSTDLHSHPLVTDGSVFMQGKASSMVAVALGPKPGWEVIDACAAPGNKTVHVAALMKGEGKIVACELNKDRVKRLEHTAKLAGATNVEVLHENFLNLNPEDQSYSKVRAILLDPSCSGSGTVADRLDYLLPSHTSGEGGDESRLVKLAAFQKKALIHALSFPSVERVVYSTCSVHQIENEDVVKSVLPVAASYGFQLSTPFPQWARRGLPVVEGSQHLLRTDPVEDKEGFFIALFTRNATHIPETFQKVEQDIDLNNLKHEAVKRQHRQKKFVRSLPFTRLSRLYLHRNSMICRR